In one window of Candidatus Scalindua sp. DNA:
- a CDS encoding DUF2442 domain-containing protein: MPTLTKNEDRTVFATGVRFDKNKLYVSLNDYREICLPIDKIDWLAKATSEQRANWSLESGGFAIYWKNLDDGIEVCHLLSMQPLS; this comes from the coding sequence ATGCCTACTTTAACCAAGAATGAAGATCGAACAGTATTTGCAACTGGAGTTCGTTTCGACAAAAACAAGCTATATGTTTCATTAAATGACTATAGGGAAATATGTCTGCCAATTGACAAAATCGATTGGTTGGCAAAAGCAACAAGTGAACAACGTGCAAACTGGTCTCTCGAATCCGGTGGTTTTGCTATATACTGGAAAAACCTGGATGACGGTATTGAAGTATGTCATCTTTTAAGCATGCAACCATTATCTTAA
- a CDS encoding PilZ domain-containing protein — protein MISNRVWPKPGENSSFNREQYLTYISGLVENLKRYRDGNIDADTTLIECRRILNEIRDPEFPFFAVQNFKELFTFILYQLPKVASRTQEKLLKPETYKKYVPDTIQTFDGAEKRRYQRIVKSFMIRFRINQCEGYTMILSGWDMVAINDLSAMGVNFNYNKNLGIGSILEFKLNISRSMQTINCTGKVVRIRRNANHPSFSTAIVFADIDKQGIEMINKTAEDILK, from the coding sequence ATGATAAGCAACAGAGTTTGGCCGAAACCGGGAGAAAACTCTTCATTTAATCGGGAACAATACCTGACGTATATATCAGGGTTAGTTGAAAACTTAAAACGATACAGAGACGGTAACATTGATGCTGATACTACCCTGATAGAGTGCAGGAGGATACTCAATGAGATCAGGGATCCAGAGTTTCCATTCTTTGCAGTACAGAATTTTAAAGAACTGTTTACCTTTATTTTATACCAGCTTCCAAAGGTTGCATCTCGGACTCAGGAAAAGCTGCTCAAACCTGAAACGTATAAAAAGTATGTACCAGATACAATACAGACATTTGATGGTGCGGAAAAAAGAAGATATCAGAGAATCGTAAAATCCTTTATGATACGATTTCGCATTAACCAATGTGAAGGCTATACGATGATACTCTCTGGCTGGGACATGGTTGCCATTAATGATTTGAGTGCCATGGGTGTGAATTTCAATTATAACAAAAATTTAGGAATCGGCTCCATTCTCGAATTCAAGCTGAATATTTCCCGGTCAATGCAGACGATCAACTGTACCGGGAAAGTAGTCCGCATACGCAGAAACGCGAACCATCCCAGCTTCAGCACAGCAATAGTGTTTGCGGATATTGATAAACAGGGAATAGAGATGATAAATAAAACAGCGGAAGATATTTTGAAATAG
- a CDS encoding DUF6516 family protein, whose product MEIIKCLEKSNIVKDFKVPVLEYFAGGFYIKIKATLKNNTELYIREYSDVNMRHYSYHWQESNSKLLVRWDNSAHHKHIETYPHHLHQGNNVLPSYQISCEEILKVIEEKM is encoded by the coding sequence TTGGAGATTATAAAGTGTCTTGAAAAGAGTAATATAGTCAAAGACTTTAAAGTTCCTGTTCTAGAGTATTTTGCGGGTGGTTTCTACATAAAGATCAAGGCAACATTGAAAAATAATACAGAACTGTACATAAGGGAATACTCTGACGTTAATATGCGACACTATTCATATCACTGGCAAGAATCAAATAGCAAGTTGTTGGTCAGGTGGGACAACTCCGCACATCACAAACATATTGAAACATATCCGCATCATCTTCATCAAGGTAATAATGTCTTGCCAAGTTATCAAATCTCTTGCGAGGAAATACTAAAGGTAATTGAAGAGAAAATGTAA